Proteins encoded together in one Cicer arietinum cultivar CDC Frontier isolate Library 1 chromosome 4, Cicar.CDCFrontier_v2.0, whole genome shotgun sequence window:
- the LOC101488310 gene encoding cell division cycle 20.5, cofactor of APC complex-like, whose product MHSNLHLYDVVTSKLIRKLEGHSEKIAALAWNGNILTSGSHDESIINHDVRARSNVTSQLKGHREAIFLLKWSKRGNMLASGGSESLVYVWESNKMNSSKFLHCFKDHSASVKALAWCPYDSSVLASGGGVDDGCIKLWNVQKGTSICSIDTKAEISRLEWNRHHKEILSGHGFSSIAEHNQLCL is encoded by the exons ATGCACTCTAATCTTCATCTCTATGATGTTGTCACTTCCAAGCTG ATAAGAAAGCTAGAAGGTCATAGTGAAAAGATAGCAGCTCTAGCTTGGAATGGAAATATTTTAACTTCTGGAAGCCATGACGAATCTATAATCAACCATGATG TTAGAGCAAGAAGTAACGTGACTTCCCAGCTAAAAGGACACAGAGAAGCAATTTTCCTTTTAAAATGGTCGAAAAGGGGAAATATGTTGGCAAGTGGTGGTAGTGAAAGTCTAGTCTATGTATGGGAGTCAAATAAAATGAACTCATCAAAATTCTTGCATTGTTTTAAAGACCACAGTGCTTCTGTCAAAGCACTTGCTTGGTGCCCCTATGATTCATCTGTGCTTGCTTCTGGAGGTGGCGTGGACGATGGATGCATTAAGCTATGGAACGTACAAAAGGGAACCAGCATTTGCAGCATAGATACCAAAGCTGAGATTTCTAGATTAGAATGGAATAGACATCACAAGGAGATATTAAGTGGTCATGGCTTTAGTTCAATTGCAGAACACAACCAACTTTGTTTGTGA